One window from the genome of Sphingomonas lacunae encodes:
- the ispH gene encoding 4-hydroxy-3-methylbut-2-enyl diphosphate reductase, with product MSFDATQPMTRSTTDGKPPLTLLVAAPRGFCAGVDRAIRIVELALERFGAPVYVRHEIVHNKFVVDSLRDQGAVFVETLDDVPDGVPVVFSAHGVPKAVPAKAEARGLSYIDATCPLVSKVHRQAERNHDSGRHIIFIGHAGHPEVIGTFGQLPPGAMTLVETVEDVERLAPDDPENLAFLTQTTLSVDDTAQIIEALQRRFPSIVAPKGEDICYATSNRQEAVKAIAPQCEMLLVIGAPNSSNSLRLVEVAERVGTPARLIQRAHEIDLSWFDGMASIGLTAGASAPELLVREVVDRLSEGFEVTEHQVETATEAMVFKLPRGLETADKD from the coding sequence ATGAGTTTCGATGCAACCCAACCGATGACACGGTCGACGACGGACGGCAAACCGCCGCTGACACTGCTGGTGGCCGCACCGCGAGGCTTTTGCGCGGGTGTTGACCGGGCCATTCGGATTGTTGAACTGGCGCTCGAACGGTTCGGCGCGCCAGTGTATGTGCGTCATGAAATCGTTCACAACAAATTTGTTGTCGACAGCCTGCGCGATCAGGGTGCTGTCTTTGTCGAAACGCTGGACGATGTGCCGGATGGCGTTCCGGTCGTGTTCAGCGCACACGGTGTACCGAAAGCGGTGCCGGCAAAGGCCGAAGCCAGAGGTTTGTCCTATATCGACGCGACATGCCCGCTTGTCAGCAAGGTTCACCGGCAGGCAGAGCGCAATCATGACTCGGGGCGCCACATCATCTTTATCGGCCATGCGGGTCACCCAGAAGTCATCGGTACATTTGGACAGTTGCCGCCAGGCGCGATGACGTTGGTGGAGACTGTCGAAGATGTCGAACGGCTGGCGCCTGACGACCCCGAAAATTTGGCCTTTCTGACCCAAACAACCTTGTCCGTCGATGATACTGCCCAAATCATCGAAGCCCTGCAAAGGCGGTTTCCGTCGATCGTCGCCCCCAAGGGCGAGGACATTTGTTATGCGACCTCAAATCGTCAGGAAGCTGTCAAAGCCATAGCACCGCAGTGCGAGATGCTGTTGGTTATCGGGGCACCGAACAGTTCCAATTCGTTGCGACTGGTCGAAGTCGCTGAACGGGTGGGAACGCCAGCCAGGCTGATTCAAAGGGCGCATGAAATTGACCTCAGCTGGTTTGACGGCATGGCTAGCATCGGTCTCACCGCAGGTGCGTCGGCCCCAGAACTGTTGGTCCGGGAGGTTGTCGACCGCCTGTCCGAGGGTTTCGAGGTGACGGAGCATCAAGTCGAAACTGCCACCGAAGCGATGGTGTTCAAGCTTCCGCGCGGACTTGAAACAGCGGACAAGGACTGA
- the thrB gene encoding homoserine kinase, whose product MAVYTQVGAEDMATFLDLYGVGPLISAKGIAEGVENSNYLVDSQGGRFILTLYEKRVDQRDLPFFISLIDHLADKGNPVPRILPDLSGQHVQTLCGKPACLIQFLNGISVSRPTSRQAFAAGQALARMHSAAADFSGGPPNPLTLNGWRQLADRLGSRLDSISPGLTDEVADELGYLSANWPDHLPQSVIHADLFPDNVLMTGENVSGIIDFYFACRDITAYDFAVTHGAWCFSNDGSTYLPALAAAMAKGYQDVRPFSIAEQQALPVLARGAALRFMLTRSLDWLETPADALVARKDPLAYRRRLSFFRTATSDSILGR is encoded by the coding sequence ATGGCCGTTTATACCCAGGTCGGCGCGGAGGATATGGCGACCTTCCTGGACCTATATGGTGTCGGGCCGCTGATCAGCGCGAAAGGAATCGCCGAAGGCGTCGAAAACAGCAATTACTTGGTCGACAGCCAGGGCGGCCGTTTCATTCTGACCCTCTACGAAAAGCGGGTGGATCAACGTGATCTGCCTTTCTTCATATCCTTGATCGACCATCTCGCCGACAAGGGCAATCCGGTTCCCCGCATTCTGCCGGACCTCAGCGGACAGCATGTGCAGACATTATGCGGCAAACCCGCTTGCCTTATACAGTTCCTCAACGGGATTTCGGTCAGCCGGCCGACCAGCCGCCAGGCCTTTGCCGCGGGCCAGGCTCTCGCCAGGATGCACAGCGCGGCGGCCGACTTTTCAGGCGGACCACCTAATCCGCTGACGCTCAATGGGTGGCGCCAACTGGCAGATCGGCTCGGATCAAGACTTGACAGCATCAGCCCGGGTCTGACGGACGAAGTGGCCGACGAACTGGGGTATCTGTCGGCCAATTGGCCCGACCATTTGCCACAATCGGTCATTCATGCCGATCTTTTCCCCGACAATGTGTTGATGACCGGCGAAAATGTGAGCGGCATAATCGACTTTTATTTCGCCTGTCGGGACATCACCGCTTATGATTTTGCGGTTACCCACGGCGCCTGGTGTTTCAGCAATGACGGGTCGACCTATTTACCGGCACTGGCCGCTGCCATGGCAAAAGGGTATCAGGATGTCCGTCCTTTCTCCATTGCCGAACAACAGGCATTGCCAGTGCTGGCGCGGGGTGCGGCCCTGCGCTTCATGCTGACCCGGTCGCTTGACTGGCTCGAAACACCGGCTGATGCGCTCGTGGCCCGCAAGGATCCTCTGGCCTATCGTCGGCGCCTGTCATTTTTCCGCACCGCCACCTCTGACAGCATCCTGGGCCGATGA
- the rnhA gene encoding ribonuclease HI produces the protein MTATRPAVIIATDGACKGNPGPGGWGAVLRFGEVEKELSGGEAITTNNRMEMMAAIMALEALKRPCDVILSTDSVYVRDGITKWIHGWKRNGWRNAAKKPVANAELWQRLDAATQHHRIEWRWVKGHAGDPDNERADRLASDAAIAAKGTGA, from the coding sequence ATGACCGCCACGCGGCCCGCTGTCATCATTGCGACCGATGGCGCCTGCAAGGGCAACCCGGGTCCGGGAGGCTGGGGGGCCGTTTTGCGCTTTGGTGAGGTGGAAAAGGAATTGTCAGGCGGAGAGGCCATCACAACCAACAACCGGATGGAAATGATGGCGGCTATTATGGCACTCGAAGCCCTGAAACGGCCATGCGATGTCATCCTGTCTACAGATAGTGTCTATGTCCGCGACGGCATAACCAAATGGATCCATGGCTGGAAACGCAATGGCTGGAGAAATGCGGCCAAAAAGCCGGTTGCCAATGCCGAGTTGTGGCAAAGGCTGGACGCTGCCACCCAGCACCACCGGATCGAATGGCGGTGGGTCAAGGGTCATGCCGGTGACCCTGACAATGAACGGGCGGATCGTTTGGCCAGCGATGCCGCCATCGCCGCAAAAGGCACAGGCGCCTAA
- a CDS encoding glutaminyl-peptide cyclotransferase yields the protein MVRFETINHGLCWRVLLCAALLPLVAACTLGRDRDTLEQPLQPVAGSPIHRFTAEIINRYPHDPRAFTQGLLVHEGQLHESTGGEGRSDIRKVDLTTGHVLARARFDSREFGEGLAVWQDELVALTWTSGVARRWRLSDLTPTGVFRYQGEGWGLTSDGVNLIQSDGSATLYFRDPETFAVRRSITVTLAGRPLERLNELEFINGLVWANVWMSRDIALINPADGRVVAMLDLTQLVQEVGQRDLDAVANGIAWDADARRLFVTGKLWPTLFEIGLPPLQP from the coding sequence GTGGTGAGATTTGAAACCATCAACCACGGGCTGTGTTGGCGGGTCCTCTTATGTGCTGCGCTGCTACCGTTGGTGGCAGCGTGCACACTGGGGCGGGACCGCGATACGCTGGAGCAACCCCTTCAGCCTGTTGCCGGCTCTCCGATCCATCGGTTCACGGCTGAAATCATCAATCGCTATCCGCATGATCCACGTGCTTTCACTCAGGGACTGTTGGTCCATGAAGGGCAATTGCACGAGAGCACGGGAGGCGAGGGGCGCTCTGACATCCGGAAAGTGGATTTGACGACAGGCCATGTACTGGCCCGTGCCCGATTTGACAGCCGGGAGTTTGGCGAGGGGCTTGCCGTCTGGCAGGATGAACTCGTCGCCTTGACGTGGACCAGTGGTGTCGCGCGCCGCTGGCGCCTCAGCGATCTCACGCCCACTGGTGTTTTCCGCTATCAGGGTGAGGGCTGGGGACTAACCAGCGATGGCGTCAATCTGATCCAGTCCGATGGCAGCGCGACCCTGTATTTCCGTGATCCTGAAACATTTGCGGTGCGACGTAGCATTACGGTGACGCTCGCGGGTCGTCCACTTGAGCGCCTCAATGAGCTGGAGTTTATCAACGGCCTGGTTTGGGCGAACGTTTGGATGAGCCGGGATATTGCGTTGATAAATCCTGCTGATGGGCGAGTGGTCGCCATGCTCGATCTCACGCAACTGGTTCAGGAAGTTGGGCAGCGTGACCTTGATGCGGTGGCAAATGGCATAGCATGGGATGCTGATGCCCGGCGACTGTTCGTGACCGGCAAGCTCTGGCCAACCCTTTTCGAAATCGGCTTGCCGCCCCTGCAACCTTAG
- a CDS encoding YegP family protein, translated as MAHHFVIEKNKAGEFVAKFKYNSETIFWTEGYSSRAGAQNAIESIKKNGPGAATKDAE; from the coding sequence ATGGCGCATCATTTCGTTATCGAAAAGAACAAGGCTGGCGAATTTGTCGCTAAATTCAAATACAACAGCGAGACCATATTCTGGACCGAAGGCTATTCGAGCCGTGCGGGCGCACAAAATGCTATCGAATCGATCAAGAAAAATGGTCCCGGCGCCGCAACCAAGGACGCGGAATAA
- a CDS encoding NAD(P)/FAD-dependent oxidoreductase, with protein METDLLIVGAGIAGASLAAAVAAERMTVLVEAEDMPGRHATGRSAAFYDESYGGPGIQPLTTAAGPMLRSPGEEMGGHSFLRPRGGLIIARNGDEALLDAMVADFAGTPVSLDPVSGACLSTMLPGLLPGWSSALAQPQCEDIDVAALHHANLALARRRGATLLTRSPFTGAVRRSDGRWQVQSGSLSLTASVIVNAAGAWADQVAGLAGAAPMGITPYRRTMVQLRLGRETPASLPLVIDARGEFYFKGEGVGRIWLSPHDETADFPHDVAAEEHDIALAIHRFQQVVDWPIAAVERRWAGLRSFAPDRLPVLGFAPDMPGFFWCAGQGGFGIQTAPSAALLAASLLLTRDPDPRISTIDATIYSPSRFA; from the coding sequence ATGGAAACTGACCTGCTCATCGTCGGCGCCGGTATAGCCGGGGCGTCGCTCGCCGCAGCAGTGGCGGCGGAACGGATGACCGTGCTGGTAGAGGCAGAGGACATGCCCGGCCGCCATGCGACCGGGCGTTCCGCGGCATTTTATGACGAGAGCTATGGTGGTCCCGGCATTCAGCCATTGACTACCGCCGCCGGTCCGATGCTCCGTTCTCCGGGTGAGGAGATGGGGGGCCATAGTTTCCTGAGGCCTCGCGGCGGGTTGATCATCGCCCGGAATGGAGATGAAGCCCTGCTGGATGCAATGGTTGCTGATTTTGCGGGCACGCCGGTCAGTCTGGACCCGGTTTCCGGTGCTTGTTTATCCACCATGCTTCCCGGCTTGTTGCCCGGCTGGTCTTCGGCGCTGGCTCAGCCACAATGCGAAGATATTGATGTTGCAGCGCTTCACCATGCCAACCTCGCTCTGGCGCGCAGGCGTGGAGCGACGCTGCTGACGCGCTCGCCTTTCACCGGTGCGGTTCGGCGCAGCGATGGCCGCTGGCAAGTGCAAAGTGGTTCATTGTCACTCACCGCCTCAGTCATCGTCAATGCGGCCGGGGCATGGGCCGATCAAGTCGCCGGGCTGGCCGGAGCCGCCCCTATGGGGATAACGCCCTATCGACGGACAATGGTCCAACTGCGATTGGGCAGGGAGACCCCTGCCAGCTTGCCTCTTGTTATTGATGCACGCGGAGAGTTTTACTTCAAAGGGGAGGGCGTAGGCCGAATATGGCTCAGCCCCCATGATGAGACAGCTGACTTTCCACATGATGTTGCAGCCGAAGAGCATGACATCGCGCTGGCGATTCACCGGTTCCAACAGGTCGTGGACTGGCCAATTGCCGCCGTAGAGCGTCGTTGGGCAGGTCTGCGTAGCTTCGCTCCTGACCGCTTGCCGGTTCTGGGTTTCGCGCCAGATATGCCGGGCTTCTTCTGGTGCGCCGGGCAGGGCGGTTTTGGCATTCAAACCGCCCCGTCAGCGGCGTTACTTGCTGCATCTTTGCTTTTGACCAGGGACCCTGACCCCAGGATATCAACGATCGATGCGACGATCTATTCGCCGTCCCGCTTTGCATAA
- a CDS encoding alpha/beta fold hydrolase has product MTDLPTSKVARPAPAGFRRHVPEDADTCMVKATDGWPLRTIRWTPPLGTPRGSILFLGGRGDHFEKYLESFEDWRLAGWQVESLDWRGQGGSGRLAHDPCVGHVHDFGQWIDDLARHYADWQARTPAPHVVIAHSMGGHLALRTLAEGRIAPDAAVLVAPMLGFTAPYPNWLGLLVARAMTKIGDPERGAWSVSEKPGSPLRLRQKLLTHDDSRYDDELWWKSQRPDLALGPASWRWVEQAYASFIGLAKSGQIEAIVTPVLILAASKDALVSASAIRKTARRLTKGTLHIYGQEAAHELLREADNVRDDALARITSFLDQVAPRR; this is encoded by the coding sequence ATGACTGATCTTCCGACCAGCAAAGTAGCGAGGCCGGCCCCTGCGGGCTTCCGCCGTCACGTGCCTGAGGATGCTGATACCTGCATGGTCAAGGCGACCGACGGATGGCCGTTGCGCACAATCCGCTGGACGCCTCCCTTGGGCACCCCACGGGGTTCCATCCTGTTTCTGGGGGGGCGGGGCGATCATTTCGAGAAATATCTGGAAAGTTTCGAAGATTGGCGGCTGGCTGGCTGGCAAGTTGAAAGCTTGGACTGGCGCGGGCAGGGAGGTTCAGGTCGTCTTGCTCATGACCCCTGTGTTGGTCATGTCCATGATTTCGGTCAGTGGATCGATGATCTGGCCCGGCATTACGCCGACTGGCAGGCCCGCACGCCGGCGCCTCATGTGGTGATTGCTCACTCAATGGGCGGGCATCTGGCGCTTCGCACTCTCGCCGAAGGCCGGATCGCGCCCGACGCTGCCGTACTTGTAGCACCAATGCTTGGTTTTACGGCGCCCTATCCAAATTGGTTGGGTCTGCTGGTCGCTCGGGCCATGACCAAGATCGGGGATCCCGAACGCGGTGCATGGAGTGTCAGTGAAAAGCCGGGCAGCCCGCTCCGGCTGCGCCAGAAATTGCTGACGCATGACGATAGTCGATATGATGACGAATTATGGTGGAAGTCTCAAAGGCCTGACCTCGCGCTGGGCCCAGCAAGCTGGCGTTGGGTTGAACAAGCCTATGCCTCCTTTATCGGCCTCGCCAAGAGTGGCCAGATCGAAGCCATAGTGACACCTGTACTGATATTGGCAGCGTCTAAGGACGCGCTTGTTTCGGCATCGGCGATCCGGAAGACAGCAAGGCGCCTGACCAAAGGCACTCTCCACATATATGGACAGGAAGCTGCGCATGAATTGCTGCGGGAAGCAGACAATGTTCGCGACGATGCTCTGGCCCGGATCACATCCTTTCTCGATCAGGTGGCGCCGAGGCGCTGA
- a CDS encoding A24 family peptidase, whose amino-acid sequence MNGELTIFVAPALLVGMLLTACYTDLKSRTIPNLLNVAIALVAPLVWWTMGWELWPDIAWQVGVALALLVAFFGLFALGQMGGGDVKMIAALALSIDVRLILPMMLVFSIAGGVVAGAMLIHQKMQKMEKPPEVPYGLAIAFGGFWAIYQQYINHLPVIPAA is encoded by the coding sequence ATGAATGGGGAACTCACCATATTTGTAGCACCCGCCCTTCTGGTCGGAATGCTGCTCACCGCCTGCTACACTGACCTCAAGAGCCGGACCATCCCGAACCTTTTGAACGTCGCAATCGCGCTGGTCGCTCCTCTTGTCTGGTGGACAATGGGGTGGGAGTTGTGGCCCGACATCGCTTGGCAGGTTGGTGTCGCCCTGGCATTGCTTGTCGCCTTCTTTGGCCTTTTTGCGTTGGGTCAGATGGGCGGCGGCGATGTAAAGATGATCGCGGCGCTCGCCCTTTCAATCGATGTCCGGCTCATCCTGCCAATGATGCTGGTGTTCTCGATTGCTGGCGGCGTCGTCGCTGGCGCCATGTTGATCCACCAGAAAATGCAAAAAATGGAGAAACCGCCAGAGGTTCCATACGGCCTCGCCATAGCCTTTGGCGGATTCTGGGCGATCTACCAACAGTATATTAACCATTTGCCGGTTATTCCGGCAGCTTGA
- the cpaB gene encoding Flp pilus assembly protein CpaB encodes MDVKKIMLIVGAMIVALGAAFGVNQLMRGSTGPEARAAATPKIEGPKVMVATRALPVGTILTADALRFQAWPEGLVKPDQYYVEGQAGIDALVGSVVRVPMTAGAPITKGALVNPGDRGFLAAALGPGMRAVTVPLSPDQGVAGFVFPGDRVDVLLTLQIEGEGGSGTSNNLATTETIVRNMRVLAVDQRTAPTDENGNSTPTVFGTVTLEATPQIAEKIAVARSVGTLSLALRSLAENASELEEAIASGQVSVARDGDSRGEARMLRGASSRPVDRGTTAVTGGDVSRYLRRSLPRSNPNTAAMAPSAPSAPAAAPSAAPSEPAAPVGPTVRVVRGDQVTVVPVGGR; translated from the coding sequence ATGGACGTGAAAAAGATCATGCTGATCGTTGGTGCGATGATTGTCGCACTCGGCGCTGCATTTGGCGTCAACCAGCTGATGCGCGGTTCTACCGGACCGGAAGCTCGAGCTGCCGCCACCCCGAAGATCGAAGGGCCGAAGGTCATGGTCGCAACGCGGGCACTGCCCGTCGGCACCATTTTGACCGCCGATGCGCTGCGCTTTCAGGCATGGCCAGAGGGTCTGGTGAAGCCGGATCAATATTATGTCGAGGGACAGGCTGGCATTGATGCCCTAGTCGGTTCGGTGGTGCGCGTGCCCATGACAGCAGGCGCCCCGATCACCAAGGGCGCGCTTGTCAATCCGGGTGATCGTGGTTTCCTTGCCGCCGCTCTTGGACCGGGCATGCGCGCCGTGACGGTTCCCCTGTCGCCTGATCAAGGCGTGGCCGGCTTTGTCTTTCCTGGCGATCGGGTCGATGTCTTGCTTACCCTCCAGATCGAAGGTGAAGGTGGCTCGGGCACGTCCAACAATCTGGCAACCACGGAAACCATCGTCCGCAACATGCGCGTTCTCGCGGTCGACCAGCGTACCGCGCCGACTGACGAAAATGGCAATTCCACGCCCACGGTCTTTGGCACTGTGACGCTGGAAGCCACACCGCAGATTGCCGAGAAGATTGCGGTTGCCCGCAGTGTTGGCACCTTGTCGCTGGCTCTGCGTTCTTTGGCAGAAAATGCGTCCGAACTTGAAGAGGCCATAGCCTCAGGTCAGGTTTCGGTGGCGCGCGACGGTGACAGCCGTGGTGAAGCCAGAATGCTGCGCGGAGCCTCAAGCCGGCCCGTTGACCGCGGCACAACCGCTGTAACCGGCGGGGATGTCTCGCGTTACCTGCGGCGCAGCCTGCCCCGCAGCAACCCCAATACCGCAGCTATGGCTCCATCGGCTCCGTCTGCTCCGGCAGCCGCGCCCAGCGCAGCGCCTTCCGAACCCGCCGCACCCGTCGGCCCGACCGTCCGGGTAGTCCGTGGTGACCAGGTAACCGTTGTCCCAGTTGGGGGTAGGTAA
- a CDS encoding type II and III secretion system protein family protein translates to MTNVKMMRQKLMAGALVAGMILTGTITTPASAQSSRNQSQTTTNADLLLSVGRGRLITLPTPMNDVFVANQEVADVQVRSSTQLYVFGKAPGETSIYATDAAGRVVYSVVARVGNNIETIDQMLMLAMPDAQINVNTMNGFVLLTGTVASPQDAAEADRLVTAFVGEGTRVISRLQTATPLQVNLQVRIAEVNRSLVREIGGNLLSRDNSGGQFLFGAFRGRNIGSISAPDPVTGGVTVTTSALIDKTTLTAAGRLFGVDLLGALDMGERTGMVATLAQPNLTTVSGETADFLAGGEFPIPVPNPMTGNITIEYRKFGVSLAYTPTVLSNGRISLRVRPEVSELSTEGAIRVNGFEIPALSVRRTETTVELGSGESFMIAGLMSNRSVSAVDATPGLGQIPILGTLFRSDTFRRGDSELVIVVTPYLVRPVNADQIVLPTDGFRSATDMQRGVIGQSIDGESGVRRPMPQMVVESETAAEPGMASAPSAATTATAPTNVAPQASAEPERRRRRSDAASNAAPGFSFNQ, encoded by the coding sequence ATGACGAACGTCAAAATGATGCGACAGAAGCTGATGGCTGGCGCGCTGGTCGCAGGGATGATCCTGACCGGCACCATCACCACCCCGGCTTCGGCCCAGTCCAGCCGCAATCAGAGCCAGACGACGACCAACGCAGACCTGTTGCTGTCTGTCGGGCGCGGTCGCCTGATCACCCTCCCCACACCCATGAACGATGTGTTCGTTGCCAACCAGGAAGTTGCCGATGTGCAGGTCCGGTCGTCAACACAGCTCTATGTTTTCGGCAAAGCACCGGGCGAAACCAGCATCTATGCGACTGATGCCGCAGGACGGGTCGTCTACTCCGTTGTTGCCCGCGTCGGCAACAACATCGAAACAATTGACCAGATGCTGATGCTGGCCATGCCCGATGCCCAGATCAACGTGAATACAATGAACGGCTTCGTGCTGCTGACCGGAACGGTGGCTTCGCCTCAGGACGCCGCGGAAGCTGATCGTTTGGTCACCGCATTTGTCGGTGAAGGAACACGCGTCATTTCCCGTTTGCAGACGGCAACCCCGCTGCAGGTTAATCTGCAAGTGCGGATTGCGGAAGTGAACCGTTCACTTGTCCGGGAAATCGGTGGCAACCTGTTGTCGAGAGACAATTCCGGTGGCCAGTTCCTGTTCGGTGCGTTCCGCGGCCGGAACATCGGCAGCATTTCCGCGCCTGATCCGGTCACCGGAGGTGTCACAGTCACGACTTCCGCACTTATCGACAAGACCACACTGACTGCTGCTGGCCGACTGTTCGGTGTCGATTTGCTCGGTGCGCTCGACATGGGTGAGCGGACCGGGATGGTCGCGACTCTGGCGCAGCCAAACCTGACCACAGTGTCCGGGGAGACTGCAGACTTTCTTGCAGGTGGCGAGTTTCCGATCCCGGTTCCCAATCCGATGACCGGGAACATCACTATCGAATATCGCAAGTTCGGCGTCAGCTTGGCCTATACACCCACTGTCCTTTCCAACGGCCGGATCTCTTTGCGAGTCCGTCCGGAAGTATCGGAACTTTCGACAGAAGGTGCGATCCGCGTTAACGGCTTCGAGATTCCAGCCCTTAGCGTCCGCCGCACCGAGACCACCGTGGAGTTGGGTTCAGGCGAGAGCTTCATGATCGCCGGACTGATGAGCAACCGGTCGGTCAGCGCTGTCGATGCCACACCAGGTCTCGGTCAAATCCCGATCCTAGGCACGTTGTTCCGTTCGGACACGTTCCGCCGTGGTGACAGCGAACTGGTGATTGTTGTGACACCGTATCTCGTTCGACCAGTCAATGCCGACCAGATCGTTCTGCCGACCGATGGTTTCCGCAGCGCGACGGACATGCAGCGTGGCGTCATCGGCCAATCCATCGACGGCGAAAGCGGCGTGCGCCGTCCGATGCCCCAGATGGTCGTTGAAAGCGAGACTGCTGCTGAACCTGGCATGGCATCGGCACCCTCTGCAGCAACGACAGCCACCGCACCGACCAACGTTGCCCCACAGGCCAGTGCTGAACCGGAACGCCGTCGTCGCCGCTCGGATGCGGCTAGCAACGCCGCACCCGGCTTCAGCTTCAACCAGTGA
- a CDS encoding CpaD family pilus assembly protein codes for MRIRILASAVAMSAALSGCMGTGPGNTAAVNRGLDSVHQPVVRLASYVIDADATSGMLPPSEMRRVNDWLDAMEAGYGDRISVDESAASNGRAARDAVAMLVARKGLLLAAHAPVTSGTIQPGFIRIVITRSTASVPSCPDWSTRMTANNHNATTSNYGCATNANIAAMVADASDLVRGQNSGENDPLTASKAIESYRNNPPTGAGGLSNISPSGGGSSGGGQ; via the coding sequence ATGCGTATCAGAATCCTCGCATCAGCCGTCGCCATGAGCGCTGCGCTGTCAGGCTGCATGGGCACCGGCCCCGGTAACACGGCAGCGGTCAACCGCGGTCTGGATTCGGTCCATCAACCCGTGGTCAGACTGGCTAGCTATGTCATCGACGCAGATGCAACTTCAGGCATGCTCCCGCCTTCGGAGATGCGCCGGGTGAACGACTGGCTCGATGCAATGGAAGCCGGTTATGGTGATCGGATTTCCGTCGATGAGAGCGCAGCCAGCAATGGCCGGGCTGCCCGCGACGCGGTGGCCATGCTGGTGGCGCGCAAGGGCTTGCTGTTGGCCGCTCATGCGCCTGTCACATCAGGTACCATCCAGCCGGGCTTTATCCGGATCGTGATCACCCGTTCAACCGCCAGTGTCCCCAGCTGTCCAGACTGGTCGACGCGGATGACCGCTAACAACCATAATGCGACCACCTCAAACTATGGATGCGCGACCAATGCCAACATCGCCGCAATGGTGGCGGATGCAAGCGACCTGGTCCGTGGCCAGAACTCGGGCGAGAATGATCCGCTGACCGCCTCAAAGGCGATCGAGAGCTATCGCAACAATCCGCCTACCGGAGCCGGGGGCCTTTCGAACATCAGCCCTAGCGGTGGTGGCAGCAGTGGAGGCGGCCAGTGA
- a CDS encoding AAA family ATPase: MNAPFRPSSPHQREPFAAYLCDDDSVDMIRPIANDMGWAVDKVHRGGLRNAVQSLSITASPSILLVDLSESSDPINDINGLAEVCEPGTVVIAMGQVNDVRLFRDLVASGIHDYLLKPVFPEQVRDVLMHAQAMLNAPRSNEPAQNIKHTLTAVVGTRGGVGASTIATSLAWLLSQQGKRNSALLDLDVHFGTGALALDLEPGRGLIDAIDNPARIDGLFIERAMVRANDNLAILSAEAPINQPLLSDGGTFFHLREEINAAFESTVIDLPRNMMIAYPHMLSEVQNVVLVTELTLASARDAIRLLAGFKTTCPGARVTLVANKVPASGSEISRKDFETSIEHAVDLVIPLDTKLAVKAAKLGKCLAETARGTKLSSPLSKLVNIVLSAEVMDDEDMPSTAPISKAPEKSASLLGKLTDIGSLMPKKKAKA, translated from the coding sequence GTGAACGCACCTTTTCGACCCAGTTCGCCACATCAGCGCGAACCTTTTGCGGCCTATCTGTGCGACGATGACTCGGTGGACATGATCCGCCCGATTGCCAATGACATGGGATGGGCTGTCGACAAGGTCCACCGCGGAGGCCTTCGTAACGCTGTCCAGTCGCTCTCGATTACAGCTAGCCCGAGCATCCTGCTGGTGGACCTGTCAGAATCGAGCGACCCGATCAATGACATCAATGGCCTTGCCGAAGTTTGCGAACCAGGCACCGTGGTCATCGCCATGGGACAGGTGAACGACGTCCGTCTGTTCCGTGACCTGGTGGCCAGTGGCATCCATGATTATCTGTTGAAGCCGGTTTTCCCAGAACAGGTGCGCGACGTGCTGATGCACGCCCAGGCAATGCTGAACGCGCCGCGTTCCAACGAGCCCGCACAGAATATCAAGCACACGCTGACCGCTGTGGTTGGCACGCGGGGCGGCGTTGGTGCTTCGACGATCGCGACCTCTCTGGCGTGGCTCTTGAGCCAGCAGGGCAAGCGCAATTCGGCCCTGCTTGACCTTGATGTGCATTTTGGCACTGGCGCACTGGCGCTCGATCTGGAACCCGGCCGTGGCCTGATTGACGCGATCGACAACCCTGCCCGTATCGATGGCTTGTTCATCGAACGTGCAATGGTGCGGGCCAATGACAATCTGGCCATTTTGTCGGCGGAAGCACCGATCAACCAACCGCTGTTGAGCGACGGTGGAACATTTTTCCACCTTCGCGAAGAGATCAACGCTGCGTTTGAATCGACGGTCATCGACTTGCCGCGAAACATGATGATCGCCTACCCCCACATGCTGTCCGAAGTGCAGAATGTGGTCTTGGTGACCGAGCTCACTTTGGCATCCGCGCGTGATGCTATCCGGCTGCTGGCTGGCTTCAAGACAACCTGCCCCGGTGCAAGGGTTACTCTTGTGGCCAACAAGGTCCCCGCAAGCGGCAGCGAGATTTCCCGCAAGGATTTCGAAACGTCGATTGAGCACGCCGTTGACCTGGTCATCCCGCTGGACACAAAACTCGCTGTGAAGGCTGCGAAACTCGGCAAATGCCTTGCTGAAACGGCTCGGGGAACAAAATTGTCTTCGCCGCTTAGCAAGCTCGTCAACATAGTCCTCAGTGCGGAGGTCATGGACGATGAAGATATGCCGAGCACCGCGCCGATCAGCAAGGCGCCGGAAAAGTCAGCGTCACTTCTTGGCAAGCTGACTGACATCGGTTCGCTGATGCCAAAGAAGAAGGCCAAGGCCTGA